Proteins co-encoded in one Crateriforma spongiae genomic window:
- a CDS encoding EF-hand domain-containing protein — protein MEMRSQPSIEVLVLLFDQADLNRDGCLTKSELTRTMQSRSNPLAMGGAARRPPHMPPEGMRQDRPGDDGPMMPSGPASKPGEVMSDDAADSLDLNPRQSRQLKLLQAEVDRRLAAILTDEQELSLKNYRPLHPPGQPPQGDGPPPPRDDEDLDAADDNAEAEQNDVQED, from the coding sequence ATGGAGATGCGTTCACAACCGTCGATCGAGGTGTTGGTTCTGTTGTTCGATCAGGCGGATTTGAATCGTGACGGATGCCTGACAAAATCAGAACTGACTCGGACGATGCAAAGTCGTAGCAATCCCTTGGCGATGGGCGGTGCGGCACGACGACCACCGCACATGCCACCCGAAGGGATGCGGCAAGACCGGCCGGGTGACGATGGGCCCATGATGCCATCTGGGCCGGCATCCAAGCCCGGCGAAGTGATGTCGGATGATGCGGCCGATTCGCTGGATTTGAATCCGAGACAAAGCCGCCAATTGAAGTTGTTGCAAGCGGAAGTGGATCGAAGGCTCGCTGCGATATTGACCGATGAACAGGAACTGTCGTTGAAGAACTATCGTCCCCTGCATCCGCCGGGTCAGCCGCCGCAAGGCGATGGTCCGCCACCGCCCCGCGATGACGAAGACTTGGACGCGGCGGATGACAACGCGGAAGCCGAACAAAACGACGTGCAAGAGGATTAG
- a CDS encoding serine/threonine protein kinase has product MSNPTERAVFLQAIEEEDPADRRAYLDSACGDDAQLRRNVEALLQAHENPADLLDHPIGADQQRPVFNTETIVQHVDHIGMQIGPYKLMEQIGEGGFGLVFVAEQDQPVRRRVALKIVKPGVGSKEVIARFEAERQAVAMMNHPNIAQVFDAGVTADHRPYFVMELVRGLPITDFCDKQHLTVRDRLNLMVDVCLAVHHAHQKGVIHRDIKPSNVMVTLHDGRPIAKVIDFGVAKAIGQRLTDKTVYTRFFSMIGTPLYMSPEQAEMSGLDVDTRSDIYSLGVLLYELLAGATPFDRGRMESAGLDEMRRIIREEEPPRPSTRLSTMNRTMTTIADQRRVDPQRLASTLRGDLDWIVMMALEKDRARRYDTASSFAEDVRRYLRGESVQARPPSTMYRFRKFASRNRVAIVTVGLVAGSMILGTAASLWQMSRAIDERNAKDLAFREAMQAKVEAIQAKQQVEQFAEDLIRSNELVASGQSHVDAGRWQEAVDDFDAAVAMQPSYYFPRIQRAQLYTRLRLWPEAAKDYRVAMETGAATNQPQWWGTPALFCLVGYEDAFERLAQQNLRRLTKNSLSDWLTLRGLLVRPESSVIEDSDQLANLAERWLLELEFPIPPELRGPFAALGPERPRDEFGRMPLGDDTPLTVCRYTTGIAELRAGQFSLAVDLLNEAKDDQQWPAHFIVHAPLALAYHHQGDSTQATQTLQQSEKALRRILKLYQNQPDRPSVSPWFDLVEALVLHEEASVAITGSPSALQSEVQQMRKVASDLL; this is encoded by the coding sequence ATGTCAAATCCTACCGAGCGAGCCGTTTTTCTGCAGGCGATCGAGGAAGAAGATCCCGCGGATCGTCGTGCGTATTTGGATTCCGCCTGCGGTGATGATGCACAGTTGCGTCGCAACGTCGAAGCCCTGTTGCAGGCTCATGAAAACCCGGCTGATCTGTTGGATCACCCGATCGGTGCGGATCAACAACGTCCCGTTTTCAACACCGAAACCATCGTTCAGCACGTCGATCATATCGGCATGCAAATCGGTCCCTACAAATTGATGGAGCAAATTGGGGAAGGCGGTTTCGGTCTTGTCTTTGTGGCCGAACAGGATCAACCGGTTCGACGGCGCGTGGCGTTGAAGATCGTCAAACCAGGAGTCGGATCCAAAGAAGTCATTGCGCGTTTCGAAGCGGAACGGCAAGCGGTCGCGATGATGAATCATCCGAACATTGCACAGGTGTTCGATGCCGGGGTGACTGCCGATCATCGACCCTATTTCGTAATGGAACTCGTGCGTGGGTTACCCATCACGGATTTCTGTGACAAACAACATTTGACGGTGCGCGATCGTTTGAATCTGATGGTCGATGTTTGCTTGGCGGTGCATCACGCGCATCAAAAAGGGGTGATTCATCGCGACATCAAGCCATCCAATGTCATGGTGACGTTGCACGACGGTCGGCCGATTGCCAAAGTCATCGATTTTGGCGTCGCCAAAGCGATCGGCCAACGATTGACTGACAAGACCGTGTACACGCGGTTCTTTTCGATGATCGGAACGCCGTTGTACATGAGTCCCGAGCAAGCCGAGATGAGCGGATTGGATGTCGACACCCGCAGCGACATTTATTCACTTGGCGTTTTGTTGTACGAATTGTTGGCCGGTGCAACCCCGTTTGATCGTGGACGAATGGAATCCGCCGGACTGGATGAAATGCGCCGAATCATTCGCGAAGAAGAACCGCCGCGACCCAGCACGCGTCTTTCAACAATGAATCGTACGATGACGACGATCGCCGATCAGCGACGTGTTGATCCACAGCGGTTGGCATCGACCCTGCGTGGTGATCTGGATTGGATCGTCATGATGGCTTTGGAGAAAGATCGTGCCCGAAGGTACGACACCGCGTCATCGTTTGCCGAAGACGTTCGCAGGTACCTGCGTGGCGAATCGGTTCAAGCACGTCCACCCAGCACGATGTACCGCTTTCGAAAGTTTGCCAGTCGCAATCGTGTGGCCATTGTCACCGTGGGACTGGTGGCCGGATCGATGATCTTGGGAACGGCCGCCAGTTTGTGGCAGATGTCTCGCGCGATCGACGAACGTAACGCCAAAGACTTGGCTTTCCGTGAAGCCATGCAGGCAAAGGTCGAAGCGATTCAAGCAAAGCAACAGGTGGAACAGTTTGCCGAAGACTTGATTCGATCCAACGAATTGGTTGCCAGCGGTCAATCTCACGTGGATGCGGGACGTTGGCAGGAGGCGGTGGACGATTTCGACGCCGCAGTGGCGATGCAGCCGAGTTACTATTTTCCGCGAATCCAGCGGGCCCAGCTATACACGCGTTTGCGGTTATGGCCCGAAGCGGCGAAGGATTACCGGGTGGCGATGGAAACTGGTGCGGCGACCAATCAGCCGCAGTGGTGGGGAACGCCCGCCTTGTTTTGCCTGGTCGGATACGAGGACGCTTTCGAACGTTTGGCCCAGCAGAATTTGCGACGTCTGACAAAGAACTCGCTATCGGATTGGTTAACGCTTCGTGGTTTGTTGGTGCGTCCCGAATCCAGTGTGATCGAAGATTCCGACCAACTGGCGAACCTTGCCGAGCGATGGTTGCTGGAATTGGAATTTCCGATTCCACCGGAATTGCGAGGCCCCTTTGCCGCTCTTGGTCCTGAACGACCAAGAGACGAATTCGGCCGGATGCCGCTTGGCGACGACACACCGCTGACCGTTTGCCGGTACACGACCGGGATTGCCGAACTGCGGGCGGGACAGTTTTCGTTGGCCGTCGATTTGTTGAACGAAGCGAAGGACGATCAACAATGGCCGGCGCACTTCATCGTGCACGCACCGTTGGCGTTGGCCTATCACCACCAAGGTGATTCGACACAAGCGACTCAGACGCTGCAGCAATCCGAAAAGGCTTTGCGAAGGATTTTGAAACTTTATCAAAATCAACCCGATCGTCCGTCCGTATCACCCTGGTTCGATTTGGTGGAGGCGTTGGTGCTGCACGAAGAAGCCAGCGTGGCGATCACGGGATCGCCATCGGCGTTGCAATCCGAGGTGCAGCAGATGCGAAAGGTTGCATCGGATTTGCTGTGA
- a CDS encoding peroxidase family protein encodes MSDLWNRWIRRLRPNTNVPRRRKTRRRKMRSEALESRRLLAANLFHNQAIPEDVNEDGQVTAIDALTIINQMNRRQSSADADNEPRGRGRMTDVNNDGRDTAHDALLVINRLNRERNQSRPDRDDQAPVADPPTETPDEDPLTTTEVQSIDGTGNNLENPDLGAADTELLRVSEADYADGISQPAGEDRPSAREISNTLSAADPEGTTSDRDLSSFVFAWGQFLDHDIDLSLEPETDGTAFDIQVPTGDPLFDPLGTGEATIHLTRSEFADGTGTSTENPAEQVNAITAWIDGSQIYGSDQTTADSLREFVGGRLLITDDGLLPSDENGGILAGDIRAAENIMLTSMHALFVREHNRLADEISASDPTLTDEQIYQEARATVIAELQSITYNEFLPALLGNDAVDQYVGYNADVDPSIANEFSTAAFRFGHSTLNDTFRMVGDDGSDIDEAISLADAFFQPGVLKETGIEPLLKYASSTLSQEVDLEVVDSLRNFLFGPPGAGGLDLVSLNIQRGRDHGLADYNSVRQAYGLEPVDTFDAITSDSVLAANLESLYGSVDNIDLWVGLLAEDATEDGSLGETATTIIADQFERLRDGDRFWYQNTLSGRELREVENTTLADIIDRNTELTTLQENVFFFAPEISGTVMAESTSRDVTSQSTDPLQAVVDESEPISEADLELLARDQGNDRRQNDDRKDRRKETDGDLDPMAGATLQLLDSDGNVVDVAITDDRGNYSFAEIDQSGTYTIQMLPSDLYSVIGNETLQVQVTDGDVDIRDMDFRVVV; translated from the coding sequence ATGTCAGACCTTTGGAATCGCTGGATTCGCCGTCTCCGCCCCAACACAAACGTTCCGCGTCGACGCAAGACGCGACGCCGAAAGATGCGCAGCGAAGCGTTGGAATCTCGACGTCTTCTGGCCGCCAATCTGTTCCATAACCAAGCCATCCCCGAGGACGTCAATGAGGACGGACAAGTCACGGCGATCGATGCGTTGACCATCATCAACCAAATGAATCGGCGACAGTCCAGTGCCGATGCCGACAACGAGCCGCGGGGTCGCGGGCGTATGACCGACGTGAATAACGATGGCCGCGACACGGCTCACGACGCTCTTCTGGTAATCAATCGTTTGAATCGCGAGCGCAACCAATCGCGACCAGATAGAGACGATCAAGCTCCCGTCGCCGACCCGCCGACCGAAACGCCTGACGAAGATCCCTTAACCACCACGGAGGTCCAGTCGATCGACGGGACCGGAAACAATCTGGAAAACCCTGATCTGGGGGCTGCGGACACAGAATTGCTTCGGGTTTCCGAAGCCGATTATGCCGACGGAATTTCACAGCCCGCCGGCGAGGACCGCCCGAGCGCACGCGAGATCAGCAACACGCTTTCCGCCGCGGATCCCGAAGGCACCACCAGCGACCGTGATCTCAGCTCCTTTGTTTTCGCTTGGGGACAATTCTTAGATCATGACATTGATCTGTCACTGGAACCGGAGACCGACGGCACCGCCTTTGACATCCAAGTGCCCACGGGCGATCCTTTATTTGATCCGCTCGGCACCGGTGAAGCAACGATTCACCTGACTCGATCCGAATTTGCCGATGGAACGGGAACGTCCACCGAAAATCCGGCCGAACAAGTCAACGCGATCACCGCGTGGATTGATGGTTCACAAATCTATGGCAGCGATCAAACGACTGCGGATTCCCTGCGTGAATTCGTCGGCGGTCGGCTATTGATCACCGACGACGGATTGCTTCCCAGCGACGAAAACGGTGGCATTCTGGCGGGAGACATTCGCGCCGCCGAAAACATCATGCTGACATCGATGCATGCCCTGTTTGTCCGGGAACACAACCGATTGGCGGACGAAATTTCCGCCAGCGATCCGACCTTGACCGACGAACAGATTTATCAAGAAGCACGGGCGACGGTGATCGCTGAATTGCAATCGATCACCTACAACGAGTTTCTGCCCGCATTGTTGGGCAACGATGCGGTTGATCAATACGTCGGCTACAACGCCGATGTCGACCCGTCCATCGCCAATGAATTTTCGACCGCGGCTTTTCGATTCGGGCACAGCACACTGAACGACACGTTCCGCATGGTCGGCGATGACGGAAGTGATATTGATGAAGCGATCTCCCTGGCCGATGCATTTTTCCAACCTGGCGTGCTGAAAGAAACGGGTATCGAGCCTTTACTGAAATATGCTTCGTCGACACTTTCACAAGAAGTCGATCTTGAAGTGGTCGACAGCCTACGAAACTTCTTGTTTGGCCCCCCCGGTGCCGGCGGTCTGGACCTGGTTTCGCTAAACATCCAACGTGGCCGCGACCATGGGCTGGCCGACTACAACTCCGTCCGCCAAGCGTATGGCTTGGAACCGGTCGACACCTTTGACGCCATCACGAGCGACAGCGTTCTGGCGGCGAATTTGGAATCCCTGTATGGCAGCGTCGACAACATCGACCTGTGGGTTGGCTTGTTGGCTGAAGACGCCACCGAAGATGGATCACTGGGCGAAACCGCAACGACCATCATCGCCGACCAATTCGAACGACTGCGTGACGGCGATCGTTTCTGGTACCAGAACACGCTTAGCGGAAGAGAGTTGCGGGAAGTTGAAAACACAACGCTGGCGGACATCATCGATCGAAACACGGAACTGACGACGTTACAGGAAAACGTGTTTTTCTTTGCACCGGAGATCAGCGGCACCGTGATGGCGGAATCCACTAGCCGCGACGTGACCTCGCAATCCACCGATCCGCTGCAAGCCGTTGTCGATGAATCCGAACCGATCAGCGAAGCGGACCTGGAGCTGCTGGCCCGTGACCAGGGAAATGATCGGCGGCAAAACGACGACCGAAAAGATCGCCGGAAGGAAACCGACGGCGATTTGGATCCGATGGCCGGTGCAACGTTGCAGTTGCTCGATAGCGATGGCAACGTCGTCGACGTCGCGATCACCGACGATCGAGGCAACTACAGCTTTGCAGAGATCGATCAGTCGGGAACCTACACCATCCAGATGTTGCCATCCGATCTCTACAGCGTGATCGGAAATGAAACGCTTCAGGTTCAGGTCACCGACGGCGACGTCGATATTCGCGACATGGATTTTCGTGTCGTTGTCTGA
- a CDS encoding sulfatase, translating into MADPPTPRPNVVLILVDDLGWQDVGCYDIDDPCPYETPNIDRLADRGVQFWQAYSPAPTCAPSRAAILSGRHPARLQKTHVVGGAPPSPHTKNSPLISPWYSGRMRLSEITIAEALQSAGYVTGHVGKWHVAINHNSFPQPEDQGFEYTRSDRGVTRPQRPNRLTDFATDDPDDPYRLDKNGFPYHQNSVDAIEFIDQAKDRPFFLYQANWLVHAPIHTRAQHLLEKYCRKMKVPYPTDPTVWDVQGQNNPYYAAMVEMLDYYVGKTVNHLSAIDDPRRPGHKLIENTYIIFTSDNGGMERHPGEVITDNYPLDKGKINAKEGGVRVPLIICGPGIAAGTQTQAMVNGLDFYPTILSWTGVDRPESQHLDGSDLSRFLTLNPPDPDAIKGADGQPRDRMFWHFPHSSMQSTMRVGGYKLIRNWEPYLQGQSDCLELYRLYDDQGHRVDIEESENLAIRLPEIAEDLHQQLDQLLEQHDADAPMLNAKSARKLPNRQQVPTPLRHGRKDQQVWATFRENGAKVVHADLIYTDNGGHRDEEWYRIAANIVGNRVVAALPASATHYVFNLIDENHFLVSYPDVKYASDASGNFSDTAFARDAP; encoded by the coding sequence ATGGCCGATCCACCGACACCGCGTCCCAACGTGGTTTTGATTCTGGTGGATGATTTGGGATGGCAAGACGTCGGATGCTATGACATTGATGATCCGTGCCCCTATGAAACGCCCAACATCGACCGGCTTGCGGACCGAGGCGTCCAATTTTGGCAAGCCTATTCACCCGCCCCAACCTGTGCACCGTCACGCGCGGCGATTCTTTCGGGTCGGCACCCTGCAAGACTTCAAAAGACTCATGTCGTGGGCGGTGCGCCACCGTCGCCGCACACCAAGAATTCGCCCCTGATATCGCCTTGGTACAGTGGACGCATGCGATTGAGTGAAATCACGATTGCCGAAGCCTTGCAATCCGCCGGCTATGTCACTGGCCACGTCGGCAAATGGCATGTCGCGATCAACCACAACTCGTTTCCGCAACCCGAAGACCAAGGTTTTGAATACACGCGATCCGATCGTGGAGTGACGCGGCCCCAGCGTCCCAATCGTCTGACCGATTTCGCAACGGATGATCCCGACGATCCGTACCGACTGGACAAGAATGGATTCCCCTATCACCAAAACTCGGTCGACGCGATTGAGTTCATCGACCAAGCCAAAGATCGTCCCTTTTTCTTGTATCAGGCGAACTGGCTAGTCCATGCCCCCATCCACACGCGGGCGCAACATCTATTGGAAAAGTACTGCCGCAAAATGAAGGTGCCCTACCCGACGGATCCGACCGTTTGGGATGTCCAGGGCCAAAACAATCCCTACTACGCGGCGATGGTCGAAATGCTGGACTATTACGTCGGTAAGACAGTGAACCATCTTTCGGCAATCGATGATCCGCGTCGACCAGGACACAAACTGATCGAAAACACCTACATCATTTTCACTTCGGACAATGGCGGAATGGAACGCCATCCTGGTGAAGTCATTACCGACAACTATCCCCTGGACAAAGGAAAAATCAATGCGAAAGAAGGCGGCGTTCGTGTCCCCCTGATCATCTGCGGCCCCGGGATTGCAGCGGGTACGCAAACACAGGCCATGGTCAACGGCCTGGATTTCTATCCAACCATCCTGTCTTGGACCGGCGTTGATCGCCCCGAGTCCCAACATTTGGATGGATCGGATCTGTCTCGGTTTCTCACGTTGAATCCACCTGATCCTGACGCCATCAAAGGCGCCGACGGTCAACCGCGGGACCGCATGTTCTGGCATTTCCCACATTCGTCGATGCAGTCCACGATGCGTGTCGGCGGCTACAAACTGATACGGAATTGGGAACCTTACCTGCAGGGGCAATCCGATTGCCTAGAGCTCTATCGCTTGTACGACGACCAGGGACATCGAGTGGATATCGAAGAGTCCGAGAACCTTGCGATTCGATTGCCAGAGATCGCTGAAGATCTTCACCAGCAGTTGGACCAACTGTTGGAACAGCATGACGCCGATGCGCCGATGCTGAATGCCAAGTCGGCACGAAAGCTTCCCAACCGACAACAGGTCCCCACCCCGCTTCGACATGGACGCAAAGATCAACAGGTCTGGGCCACGTTTCGTGAAAACGGCGCCAAGGTCGTTCACGCTGACCTGATCTACACCGACAACGGTGGCCATCGTGATGAAGAGTGGTATCGGATCGCAGCAAACATTGTCGGCAACCGTGTCGTTGCCGCGTTGCCGGCATCTGCGACGCACTATGTGTTTAACTTGATCGACGAAAACCACTTCTTGGTCAGCTATCCCGACGTCAAATACGCCTCGGATGCGTCCGGAAACTTTTCCGACACTGCGTTCGCCCGTGACGCCCCTTAA
- a CDS encoding sigma-70 family RNA polymerase sigma factor gives MRCLPSTDAESSARSDAVGQRIAQARQGNIQMLGQLLQRYQHFLSVQASAQLHGRLRRRVSDSDLVQETMLAAHRDFHRFRGTTEGELLAWLRQILNHCLNHAVEKNVFAQKRDVRREVSLDALATRSSDSVMRLSHIATDRAASPSEVMQKQELADDLSRQLGKLKDNYRDVIVFRNLQGMSFEEIGQRMNVKSGTARMMWVRAIAKFKEIATPTSSSF, from the coding sequence ATGCGCTGTCTGCCTAGCACCGATGCCGAATCATCCGCCCGATCCGATGCCGTTGGCCAAAGGATCGCCCAGGCCCGTCAGGGGAACATCCAGATGTTGGGTCAGCTGCTGCAGCGGTATCAGCACTTCTTGTCGGTTCAAGCATCGGCTCAGCTGCACGGACGTTTGCGGCGGCGGGTCAGCGATTCGGATTTGGTCCAAGAAACCATGTTGGCCGCGCACCGTGACTTTCATCGCTTTCGCGGAACCACCGAAGGCGAACTGTTGGCATGGTTGCGACAGATCTTGAATCATTGTCTGAACCACGCTGTTGAAAAAAACGTGTTCGCACAAAAGCGGGACGTTCGTCGCGAAGTGTCCCTGGATGCATTGGCCACACGATCGAGTGACAGTGTGATGCGGTTGTCGCACATCGCAACGGATCGTGCGGCATCACCCAGCGAAGTCATGCAGAAACAGGAATTGGCGGACGATCTATCCAGACAGCTTGGAAAGCTTAAGGACAACTATCGTGACGTCATTGTCTTTCGAAACCTGCAAGGAATGTCGTTCGAAGAAATCGGACAACGCATGAATGTGAAGTCTGGGACGGCCCGAATGATGTGGGTCCGTGCCATTGCAAAGTTCAAAGAAATCGCCACGCCCACGTCATCGTCGTTTTGA
- a CDS encoding outer membrane protein assembly factor BamB family protein: MNRFALVLAIFATWSLSALSDDWPEFLGPGGAAHSSDTVPSEWSESQNLKWKVDLPGIGSSSPIIVGDQILVTCYVSQQDVSKRQLLAFDKTTGRQNWSLDFPIDYREDPYQGYITEHGYASNTPVTDGTNVYVFFGKGGVHSVTLDGKRNWSVDVGKESSNRQWGSAASLILFEDSVIVNAAEEAVSIISLDKATGKENWRQEAGMLELTYGTPRIVHLDSGDSELVISVPGEIWSMNPVTGKLKWYAQSPMTGNVSPSVIVDGETVYSFGGYRASGSIAVAAGGKDDVTDSKVLWTNRSSSYVATPLLHQGRFYWIDDRGIAYCTSADDGEVIYRERVGTLKSGRPVYASPLLIGDRIYVVTRRSGTLVYEPGDSFDPIAQNVFDGDESDFNATPAVSDGHLYLRSDQSLYCVAES, from the coding sequence ATGAATCGATTCGCTCTTGTTCTGGCCATCTTCGCCACTTGGTCACTGTCGGCGCTCTCGGACGACTGGCCAGAGTTCTTGGGGCCCGGTGGGGCTGCACACAGCAGTGACACCGTACCCAGTGAGTGGAGCGAGTCCCAGAATCTGAAATGGAAGGTCGATCTGCCCGGCATCGGATCGTCCAGCCCGATCATTGTCGGCGATCAAATCTTGGTCACCTGTTATGTGTCACAGCAGGACGTTTCCAAGCGTCAACTCCTGGCTTTCGACAAAACGACCGGACGTCAGAACTGGTCGTTAGATTTCCCTATCGACTATCGTGAAGACCCGTATCAGGGATACATCACCGAACATGGATACGCCAGCAACACACCGGTGACCGACGGAACCAACGTGTACGTCTTCTTTGGCAAAGGCGGTGTGCATTCAGTCACGTTGGACGGAAAACGAAACTGGAGTGTCGATGTCGGAAAAGAATCCAGCAATCGGCAATGGGGATCCGCAGCCAGTTTGATCCTGTTTGAAGACAGCGTGATCGTGAACGCGGCAGAGGAAGCGGTGTCGATCATTTCGCTGGACAAAGCCACGGGAAAAGAAAACTGGCGTCAAGAAGCCGGCATGCTGGAACTGACCTACGGGACACCACGAATCGTCCATTTGGATAGTGGCGACAGTGAATTGGTGATCAGTGTTCCGGGAGAGATCTGGTCGATGAACCCGGTCACCGGAAAGCTGAAATGGTACGCGCAGTCGCCGATGACAGGAAACGTCTCACCGTCGGTGATCGTTGATGGTGAAACGGTCTACAGTTTTGGTGGTTATCGTGCGTCGGGAAGCATCGCGGTTGCCGCCGGTGGAAAGGACGACGTGACGGATTCCAAGGTGTTATGGACCAATCGTTCCAGTTCCTATGTCGCGACACCGTTGTTACATCAGGGGCGGTTTTATTGGATCGATGATCGTGGCATTGCGTATTGCACATCCGCCGATGACGGCGAAGTGATTTATCGCGAGCGTGTCGGGACACTGAAAAGCGGACGGCCCGTTTACGCATCACCATTGCTGATCGGCGATCGGATCTACGTGGTGACGCGTCGCAGCGGAACACTGGTCTACGAACCCGGTGATTCCTTTGATCCAATCGCGCAGAACGTTTTCGACGGTGACGAGTCGGATTTCAATGCGACGCCGGCCGTTTCCGATGGGCACCTCTATTTGCGTAGCGATCAATCACTGTATTGCGTCGCCGAATCATGA
- a CDS encoding dienelactone hydrolase family protein has product MLYLLCSVNVTLADTLPAATGGQAPASFEELWADFDPEFEPLDVEVLHSWEQDGVDLKVVRFRVGVFKGQESKIAAVYGVPKQGTNLPGLVQIHGGGQYAHHLPCLLNAKRGYATLSIAWAGRISAPDYRVGPDEVQLFWNDDVDHPDYRPTTDWGAVDGYHAPTRNQGNSFPNVRPDAWTIDRVDSPRNSGWFLCAMAARRALTFLQQQEQVDPDRLGVYGHSMGGKLTVMVASDPRVKAAAPSCGGISDRDNDHPIFRSTLGDNTSLKHIDCPIIFLSPANDFHGRIGDLPKAIQEIQSKQWRVTCSPHHNHQDTPPFEVASMLWFDQHLQHRFAWPQSPTTSLVLNTNDGVPVVHVDADDSLPIRSVDVYYTRQGKEHETSADRDHTVHRYWFHAPAATDGQQWHAELPQPSDDGPLWVFANVTYDLPHSVTGAGYYYREYTTDRFNVSSLMLSVSKSRLVAAGVRPSLHPTRLLEDFGGDWQKRWFTYQPDHWARRTNQVYASIYHAPPNARLTVDVQTQRPNTLVLAIDEYAASVELQGSSGWQTVVVDVNDFRNLAGDSLTDWQGIHQLMLTDTLRLKPSRGSDLNSRTIGQRWSGPDPKFRDLRWIAVDPEKDHSATSDSP; this is encoded by the coding sequence ATGCTTTACCTCCTTTGCAGCGTCAACGTCACCCTTGCAGACACGCTGCCGGCGGCGACCGGAGGACAGGCTCCCGCAAGTTTCGAAGAACTTTGGGCCGACTTTGACCCGGAATTCGAACCGCTGGACGTCGAAGTCTTGCATTCGTGGGAGCAAGACGGGGTTGATCTAAAAGTCGTCCGTTTTCGTGTGGGTGTTTTCAAGGGGCAGGAGTCCAAAATCGCTGCGGTGTATGGAGTCCCCAAACAGGGAACCAATCTGCCCGGCTTGGTACAGATTCACGGCGGCGGACAATACGCCCATCACTTACCCTGTCTGCTGAATGCCAAACGAGGATACGCGACACTCTCGATTGCCTGGGCGGGACGGATTTCCGCCCCGGATTACCGGGTCGGTCCGGACGAAGTTCAACTTTTCTGGAACGACGATGTCGATCACCCCGATTATCGACCAACCACCGACTGGGGTGCCGTTGACGGCTATCACGCCCCCACGCGTAACCAAGGCAACAGTTTTCCGAACGTTCGTCCGGATGCATGGACCATCGACCGTGTCGATTCGCCTCGAAATAGCGGCTGGTTTTTGTGTGCGATGGCGGCACGACGTGCGTTGACATTCCTGCAACAACAGGAACAAGTCGATCCCGATCGCCTGGGCGTCTATGGGCACTCCATGGGCGGCAAGCTGACCGTGATGGTTGCTTCCGATCCACGTGTCAAGGCGGCGGCACCCTCGTGCGGCGGCATCAGCGACCGTGACAATGATCACCCGATTTTCCGATCAACCCTTGGCGACAACACCAGCCTGAAGCACATCGATTGTCCGATCATCTTCCTCAGCCCTGCGAACGATTTTCACGGACGAATCGGTGATCTCCCCAAAGCAATCCAAGAGATCCAATCGAAGCAGTGGCGAGTCACTTGTTCGCCACATCACAACCACCAGGACACACCGCCATTCGAAGTCGCATCGATGCTTTGGTTCGACCAGCATCTGCAGCACCGCTTTGCGTGGCCGCAAAGCCCAACAACATCGTTAGTGCTGAACACCAACGATGGCGTCCCGGTTGTCCATGTCGATGCCGACGATTCGTTACCCATCCGATCGGTGGATGTGTACTACACACGTCAAGGCAAAGAACACGAAACCTCGGCCGATCGCGACCACACCGTTCACCGTTACTGGTTCCACGCACCCGCTGCAACCGATGGTCAACAGTGGCACGCCGAATTGCCACAACCATCCGATGACGGGCCGTTGTGGGTGTTCGCCAACGTCACCTACGACCTTCCCCATTCGGTCACAGGCGCCGGCTATTACTACCGCGAATACACGACGGACCGATTCAATGTTTCATCGTTGATGTTGTCGGTATCCAAAAGCCGGTTGGTCGCCGCCGGTGTCCGCCCCAGCCTTCATCCCACCCGACTGCTTGAAGACTTTGGTGGCGATTGGCAAAAGCGTTGGTTTACCTATCAACCCGACCACTGGGCCCGCCGCACCAACCAAGTCTATGCATCCATCTATCATGCGCCACCAAACGCCAGGTTGACTGTCGATGTGCAAACCCAACGGCCCAACACGCTGGTCTTGGCGATCGACGAATATGCCGCATCAGTCGAACTTCAGGGGTCTAGCGGCTGGCAAACCGTGGTCGTCGATGTGAACGACTTCCGCAACTTGGCCGGTGATTCGCTGACCGATTGGCAGGGAATTCACCAGCTGATGCTGACCGACACCCTTCGTTTAAAGCCCTCGCGTGGTTCGGACCTAAATAGCCGTACGATCGGCCAGCGATGGTCCGGACCCGATCCAAAATTTCGCGATCTGCGGTGGATTGCGGTCGATCCTGAAAAGGACCATTCCGCGACGTCCGATTCGCCGTGA